One stretch of Tenrec ecaudatus isolate mTenEca1 chromosome 18, mTenEca1.hap1, whole genome shotgun sequence DNA includes these proteins:
- the APOC2 gene encoding apolipoprotein C-II gives MATRHLLVLFLVLLVLGFEVRGASLMQADEPSSPALLSQVQDSIYQYWDSAKTAAQNLYSKTYLSSLDEKIRDIYSKSTAAMTTYAGIMTDQILALLKGEQ, from the exons ATGGCCACGCGACACCTCCTGGTTTTATTCCTTGTCCTCTTGGTGTTAGGATTTG AGGTCCGCGGGGCCTCGCTGATGCAGGCGGATGAACCAAGCAGCCCAGCCCTGCTCTCCCAGGTGCAGGACTCCATTTACCAGTACTGGGACTCCGCCAAGACGGCGGCGCAGAACCTCTACAGCAAGACCTACCTGTCCAGCTTAGATGAGAAAATCAG GGACATCTACAGCAAGAGTACAGCAGCTATGACCACCTACGCGGGCATCATGACTGACCAGATCCTCGCTCTGCTGAAAGGGGAGCAGTAA
- the APOC4 gene encoding apolipoprotein C-IV, translated as MGIIGIAVGQDEDPEGTLAPLAPQQEGNRLSQMQSKLKELMTKTRNKWQTFWSPEGFQGFVQTYYDDHLRGLGTRTRAWFRSSKDALLDKAHSLCPQLLCGPKDLD; from the exons ATGGGCATCATTGGGATCGCAG TGGGCCAGGATGAAGACCCTGAGGGGACCCTAGCGCCCCTGGCCCCCCAGCAGGAGGGGAATCGCTTGAGCCAGATGCAGAGCAAACTGAAAGAGTTGATGACGAAGACCAGAAACAAGTGGCAGACCTTCTG GAGCCCCGAGGGCTTCCAGGGCTTTGTGCAGACCTATTATGATGACCACCTGCGAGGGCTGGGCACCCGCACCCGGGCCTGGTTCCGAAGCTCCAAGGACGCCCTGCTGGACAAGGCTCACAGCCTGTGTCCCCAGCTCCTCTGCGGGCCCAAGGACCTGGATTAG